A genomic region of Arachis stenosperma cultivar V10309 chromosome 9, arast.V10309.gnm1.PFL2, whole genome shotgun sequence contains the following coding sequences:
- the LOC130947383 gene encoding uncharacterized threonine-rich GPI-anchored glycoprotein PJ4664.02-like has protein sequence MAKETSLCFLFLSFFITSSCSGDLVGFSINVPQSRNRILVTDRRILNSPTISDFSIDFYLNKSLTQNFITSKPCSLVPWLNSHVLNLLPKQNIKSISFSCGSECFTKNQIPSLVSSLRSVHSVLTNKVKLSVAFPLSLLENLKSASHERDLSSILSFIKETKSYVMIEDNMNKYLDVKFILERATTAASTLGWEDVPLILSIKSKVIPISAKLSMSKHMESRSNKMMERIVALYAQEVDTTEEEDLFPESNKRRTLDETTNSVITPPDTPTIITVPSTNPVTISPTTTNPSTMPVTIPSSTPVPLTTNNPPPAPVTNPGTSFAQPPPTAPALPPPATQGGGQSWCVAKNGAAETALQAALDYACGMGGADCSQIQQGGSCYSPVTLQNHASFAFNSYYQKHPGSTSCDFGGTATLVNTNPSSGSCIFPSSSSSLNSQSPTTPMQSPPTTTTTTPPMTTTPPSTTTYPPSTPKSPPTPSTLTAPPTTPSSSSSSSSTTGSGTSGYGTPPSVLNSSSPTTSTSGIMPGFGSQTTPPEASTTTTSSSSSSLLPIVGYMVQLLISFVTATLILLP, from the exons ATGGCTAAGGAAACTTCTCTGTGCTTCTTGTTTCTCTCATTTTTCATTACCTCATCGTGTTCTG GAGATTTAGTGGGATTTTCAATCAACGTGCCACAATCGCGTAATCGAATCTTAGTCACAGATCGTAGGATCTTGAACTCTCCAACAATCTCCGATTTCTCGATTGATTTCTACCTCAATAAAAGCCTAACTCAAAACTTCATCACTTCAAAACCCTGTTCACTAGTTCCATGGCTAAATTCCCACGTACTGAACTTACTTCCAAAACAAAACATCAAAAGCATCAGTTTTTCTTGTGGAAGTGAGTGCTTCACCAAGAATCAGATACCTTCACTGGTATCTTCTCTTAGATCAGTTCATTCAGTTCTAACTAACAAAGTAAAACTCTCTGTAGCGTTTCCTTTGTCATTGTTAGAAAATTTGAAGAGCGCATCGCATGAGAGAGATCTAAGTAGCATCCTTTCATttataaaagaaacaaaatcttATGTGATGATAGAGGACAACATGAACAAATATTTGGATGTTAAGTTTATTCTAGAACGTGCCACGACTGCTGCTTCTACTCTTGGTTGGGAAGACGTTCCTCTGATTCTATCAATCAAGAGTAAAGTAATCCCGATTTCGGCGAAACTATCAATGTCAAAGCACATGGAATCAAGAAGCAACAAGATGATGGAAAGAATAGTTGCATTGTATGCACAAGAAGTAGACACAACAGAGGAGGAGGATCTGTTTCCGGAATCCAACAAAAGAAGAACTCTAGATGAAACAACAAACTCAGTAATCACACCACCAGATACACCAACCATAATCACAGTTCCTTCAACGAACCCTGTCACAATTTCACCAACAACAACCAATCCATCCACAATGCCAGTAACAATTCCTTCTTCAACACCGGTTCCTTTAACAACAAATAATCCACCGCCAGCACCGGTAACCAATCCTGGAACATCTTTTGCACAGCCGCCTCCCACTGCACCTGCCCTGCCGCCTCCGGCCACACAGGGTGGTGGACAGAGCTGGTGTGTGGCGAAGAATGGGGCGGCGGAAACAGCGCTTCAAGCAGCATTGGACTATGCTTGTGGAATGGGGGGTGCTGATTGTTCTCAGATACAGCAAGGTGGAAGTTGTTATAGTCCAGTTACTCTGCAGAATCATGCTTCTTTTGCTTTCAATAGTTACTATCAGAAGCATCCTGGATCAACAAGCTGTGACTTTGGAGGAACTGCTACCTTAGTTAACACCAATCCAA GCTCCGGGTCTTGCATTTTCCCATCATCGTCGTCATCATTAAATTCACAATCACCAACAACACCTATGCAATCAcccccaacaacaacaacaactacaCCACCAATGACAACAACTCCACCAAGCACCACAACTTATCCACCATCAACTCCAAAATCACCACCTACACCTTCAACTCTTACAGCGCCACCAACAACACCTTCTTCGTCGTCCTCGTCGTCATCTACTACAGGATCTGGCACATCCGG CTATGGTACCCCACCTTCAGTGTTGAACTCAAGCAGCccaacaacatcaacatcaGGTATAATGCCAGGTTTTGGGTCCCAAACTACTCCTCCTGAAGCAAGCACCACCACCACGTCATCATCGTCCTCCTCACTATTACCCATTGTTGGATACATGGTTCAGCTTTTGATATCATTTGTCACTGCAACACTCATTTTGCTCCCTTAA
- the LOC130951578 gene encoding nuclear envelope-associated protein 2-like, which translates to MSASAKPSSSCSVTSTVALARDIDPLLKDLNEKKQSFKRNVVSLAAELKDVRNRLASQEQSYAKETLTRKEAETKAKSMEFEIGRLQKKLEERNEQLQASASSAEKYLKELDDLRTQLVVTRATADASAASAQSAQLQCLELLKELDEKNTSLREHEDRVTRLGEQLDNLQKDLQARESSQKQLKDEVMRIERDIMEALAKAGEDKDCELRKLLDEVSPKNVEKMNKLLVVKDEEIASLKDDIKIMSAHWKIKTKELESQLEKQRRVDQELKKRVLKLEFCLQEARSQTRKLQRMGERRDKAIKELRDQLAAKQHRAPEDAEKHHHQQNFWDTSGFKLVVSMSMLVLVVFSKR; encoded by the exons ATGTCAGCATCTGCGAAACCATCATCATCTTGTTCAGTGACGAGTACTGTAGCATTAGCAAGAGATATTGATCCACTATTGAAGGATTTGAACGAAAAGAAGCAGAGTTTCAAGCGCAACGTGGTGTCTCTGGCTGCAGAGTTGAAGGATGTTCGGAACCGTCTTGCTTCACAGGAACAATCTTATGCCAAAGAAACCTTAACAAGAAAG GAAGCAGAGACTAAAGCCAAGAGCATGGAGTTTGAAATTGGAAGATTGCAAAAGAAATTGGAAGAAAGGAACGAGCAGCTTCAGGCTTCAGCCTCTTCTGCTGAAAAG TATCTGAAGGAATTGGATGATCTTAGAACACAGCTTGTAGTGACAAGAGCAACTGCGGATGCGAGTGCCGCATCGGCTCAATCGGCACAGCTCCAATGTCTAGAACTTCTAAAGGAACTTGATGAGAAAAACACTTCGCTAAGAGAGCACGAGGATCGAGTAACTAGGCTTGGCGAGCAACTTGACAACCTACAGAAGGATCTTCAGGCAAGGGAATCTTCACAGAAGCAATTGAAGGATGAAGTCATGAGAATTGAGCGCGATATTATGGAGGCTCTTGCGAAAGCGGGAGAGGACAAGGACTGTGAACTGCGGAAATTATTGGATGAAGTTTCTCCTAAGAATGTGGAAAAGATGAATAAGCTTCTGGTTGTTAAGGATGAGGAAATAGCAAGTCTTAAGGATGACATTAAGATTATGTCTGCTCATTGGAAAATCAAGACTAAGGAATTAGAGTCACAG TTGGAGAAACAGCGGCGCGTTGATCAGGAGCTGAAGAAGAGGGTCTTGAAGCTGGAGTTTTGTCTGCAGGAAGCTCGTTCTCAGACACGAAAACTTCAAAGG ATGGGAGAAAGGAGGGACAAAGCAATTAAAGAACTGAGAGATCAATTAGCAGCAAAACAACACAGAGCACCCGAGGATGCAGAAAAGCATCATCATCAACAGAATTTCTGGGACACATCTGGATTCAAATTAGTAGTCTCTATGTCCATGCTGGTTTTGGTAGTATTTTCAAAGCGGTGA